ataatcttttctccaattacAACATCACTGGCACTCACTCAACAGTTTGAGCCAGATGAAGGCCTTCATACAGATTATAAGCAATAACCTTTTGATTctcagaatgttcaatcttgaaaCTAGCTAGAAATGGgtgtgcgtcacaacgatggtcagtctcacacctgtcttgataagagaGCAGGAGTGTTAATGTTATGATTTAGTTGGTACAGCCGAGAGCGCAGAAACACAACGTTTTCTACTCAAGACTAGTTTATGAGacacaacatcagactgtcaggataGAGTTGTctagcaaccggcagagtagcgtaggagcatgacggagagctgcttcTATGCCACTTCCTGGATTTGGTGACAAGAGgtgtgggactgcggctggaccaataagggagatccaaagtgatttgcggtgacacccctcaaaaaatgtaataaccaATCACATTAAATCTTCTATAATTATATCAAgccccttctgttcggggccattattGACTACCTATTGCTAACTGatttagcataggctgtgataagtGTACATAGCTATGTATTAATCTTTCATTGCatctttaataaatacttgattgaaccaaaccatTGGATCGGCTCTactcatatttaggataaacgaacacgccgACAATGTGTGAAACACAAACCCTGAAGAAACTCTGGAGACAATTCTCTGGTTTGAacccacaggtcatgtctgaaagcagcttaaccaactaactaacctcCACTCGCTTTACTCTGCTCGTGTCGTAAATTGTTTATTTGGcctcaaaatataaaactttttaTCCTGGAAACACTTGGTTTAATCCAGCTAACTTAACGAGCTGCGTCGTAAGACCAACTATGAACCATCTCAacatctctgcttcctgagtgtgatcattcaaaaataataaaagtcgacattaaacgacacaacacaagtttttaaaaacacttcaggaaactctgaaatgataaacgtgtgtatttgtgtttcagtgtgtcctgcagacgtacagcagctgatggtgattaaagaagaggttccccctgagcagcagcagtggagcccccttgtggaccaggaggacccagaggccccccacattaaagaggaacaggaggaaccgtggaccaatcaggaggggGATCAGCTTCAACAACTTGagcaggctgatatcaagttcacattgactgctgtcactgtgaagagtgaagaagatgaagagaaacctcAGTTGCcacagcttcatcagagtcagactgaggagaacagagcggattgtggagaacaagaaccagccaggatctcaggtcctgatggacatttACAACAAGGTACTGAGGACAAGACTGTAGACAGTGAAGATGATCGGATGcagaccagggaacctcagtctggttcaaatacaaaaaataacaaacagcctctaagtgatatgaaatgtaaaactggaaagaaagcatttagttgctctgagtgtggtaaaagatttagacaAAAGGGTACTCTAACTGGACATAtgaggactcatacaggagagaaagcatttagttgctctgagtgtgggaAAAGATTTAGCCACAAGGGCTATCTAAatgtacatatgaggattcatacaggagagaaagcattTAGATGcactgagtgtggtaaaagatttagccgtAAGTGCAGTCTAACTGAACACATGacgattcatacaggagagaaaccatttagttgctctgagtgtggtaaaagatttagagTAAAGTGTGATCTAACtctacatatgaggattcattcaggagagaaaccgtttagttgctctgagtgtactaaaacatttagaaaaaagagCAATCTAACTGAACATATCaagagtcatacaggagagaaagcatttagttgctctgagtgtgggaAAAGATTTAGCCACAAGGGCAATCTAGctgtacatatgaggattcatacaggagagaaagcattTAGTTGCACCTAGTTTGGTAAAATATTTAGACTAATGGGTA
This Limanda limanda chromosome 12, fLimLim1.1, whole genome shotgun sequence DNA region includes the following protein-coding sequences:
- the LOC133016136 gene encoding gastrula zinc finger protein XlCGF57.1-like, producing MCDVQLLRVSVHERISAAAEDFLLQVEKGGETTQVPALRAMLTERLAAAAEEIVSVFEETVAVYEERMERSEREIYRQRRLLDAVMKPELRLHRVVCPADVQQLMVIKEEVPPEQQQWSPLVDQEDPEAPHIKEEQEEPWTNQEGDQLQQLEQADIKFTLTAVTVKSEEDEEKPQLPQLHQSQTEENRADCGEQEPARISGPDGHLQQGTEDKTVDSEDDRMQTREPQSGSNTKNNKQPLSDMKCKTGKKAFSCSECGKRFRQKGTLTGHMRTHTGEKAFSCSECGKRFSHKGYLNVHMRIHTGEKAFRCTECGKRFSRKCSLTEHMTIHTGEKPFSCSECGKRFRVKCDLTLHMRIHSGEKPFSCSECTKTFRKKSNLTEHIKSHTGEKAFSCSECGKRFSHKGNLAVHMRIHTGEKAFSCT